A genome region from Variovorax paradoxus includes the following:
- a CDS encoding HlyD family type I secretion periplasmic adaptor subunit has product MKSDLPQILQEENERRAARNSPQGRRRQWIIGGAVAVLALIGLGFPMETVVVAPGRVIPSDRVKSIQHLEGGIVSNVLVKEGEKVKQGQSLVEIDLGGSGLNLEELTARYAATQATRVRLVAESRGQPLRREAFAADIDEAVFEGETGAYQARALEQRGVMAGAVSGLEQARSKKLEQEAKVKGLGDRLALMQKELEISEQLLSEKLVGQVEVLEKRRQAEGVRSELAVARQGVVSANASITEAQAKMAEAEGRFRRRASDELATVERQFASLSEDLARARTQRSRTVVKAPADGIVKGLRNSSPGWVVKPGEAILEVVPDEDEIMVEARLNPNDRGFIEVGQDARVKITAYDYLRYGAVDGKVRLVAADADRDPAISSGAPYYRLLISMSQSHVGRTENRITAGMESEVDLRVGTDPFIWYILRPVLKLRREAFREP; this is encoded by the coding sequence TTGAAATCAGACCTGCCGCAGATCCTCCAGGAAGAAAACGAGAGGCGCGCAGCCCGGAACTCGCCGCAGGGGCGGCGGCGGCAGTGGATCATCGGCGGCGCGGTGGCCGTGCTCGCGCTGATCGGCCTCGGCTTTCCGATGGAGACCGTCGTCGTCGCGCCGGGCCGCGTGATTCCCTCCGACCGCGTCAAGTCGATCCAGCATCTGGAAGGCGGCATCGTCAGCAACGTCCTCGTGAAGGAAGGCGAGAAGGTCAAGCAGGGCCAGTCGCTGGTCGAGATCGACCTCGGCGGCAGCGGCCTCAACCTCGAGGAACTCACCGCCCGCTACGCCGCCACGCAGGCCACCCGCGTGCGCCTCGTCGCCGAAAGCCGTGGCCAGCCGCTCAGGCGCGAAGCGTTCGCTGCCGACATCGACGAGGCCGTGTTCGAGGGCGAGACCGGTGCCTACCAGGCGCGCGCGCTCGAGCAGCGCGGCGTGATGGCCGGCGCGGTGTCGGGCCTGGAGCAGGCGCGCAGCAAGAAGCTCGAGCAGGAAGCCAAGGTCAAGGGCCTGGGCGACCGCCTCGCGCTGATGCAGAAGGAGCTCGAGATCTCCGAACAGCTGCTCAGCGAGAAACTGGTGGGCCAGGTCGAGGTGCTCGAGAAGCGCCGCCAGGCCGAGGGCGTGCGCAGCGAACTCGCGGTGGCGCGCCAGGGCGTCGTCTCGGCCAATGCGTCCATCACCGAGGCGCAGGCCAAGATGGCCGAGGCCGAAGGGCGCTTCCGCCGCCGCGCATCGGACGAGCTGGCCACCGTCGAGCGCCAGTTCGCGAGCCTGAGCGAAGACCTCGCGCGCGCACGCACGCAGCGCTCGCGCACGGTGGTGAAGGCGCCGGCGGACGGCATCGTCAAGGGCCTGCGCAACTCCAGCCCCGGCTGGGTGGTGAAGCCCGGCGAGGCCATCCTCGAAGTGGTGCCGGACGAGGACGAGATCATGGTCGAGGCGCGGCTCAACCCGAACGACCGCGGCTTCATCGAGGTGGGCCAGGACGCTCGCGTGAAGATCACGGCCTACGACTACCTGCGCTACGGCGCGGTCGACGGCAAGGTGCGGCTGGTGGCCGCCGACGCCGACCGGGATCCCGCCATCTCGAGCGGCGCCCCGTATTACCGCCTGCTCATCAGCATGTCGCAGTCGCATGTGGGCCGCACCGAGAACCGCATCACCGCCGGCATGGAGTCGGAGGTGGACCTGCGCGTGGGCACCGATCCGTTCATCTGGTACATCCTGCGGCCGGTGCTCAAGCTGCGGCGCGAAGCCTTCCGCGAACCATGA
- a CDS encoding TolC family protein — translation MKQRTSIDRRRMGPGVVCAALCASFALAPTAFAQSRTDAQDASPAQQASQEASGPLTLARRLTPLSLGTASYTAQVKQSLIVLSQDYPEVQTAQAAASTSSFGVDAARQARYPRFKIGTSSGNYNSGEKGARTQSYTVLTAEARMSLLDGGALDAAQRAAEAANQADDEAVVTTSQKVVLDALTAYLQVQRFDLKKQIAHRATEVVAELSKAEARRVALGVTGDNDLNMAASRRALVAARESDFAAQRDEAIAKFRNYFKFTPNAESLPVLAAPPQWRISSQDEALRRAEARSTEIAEAQGRIERARALADQQDASLYPTLDAVVVKSKDPRGVSPQDPTRAALELNWNFGNGFDRQLRLKSALAEVANQEAKLEGVKLNLFELTSASWSRTVAGRERERQLMEAVSTAGQAFRGRRRLMEFGRETLPKVLDAQLDYYTLLFDYIDGVFDLRISELRLARTTGELRIDPAGTNAWIDRLFGAPSRQVLTEDGLLAALCISSNTACASEPVTERSLGPAGSAPALRRTPRLSPP, via the coding sequence ATGAAGCAACGCACCTCGATCGACCGGCGCCGCATGGGCCCCGGCGTGGTCTGCGCAGCACTGTGCGCGAGCTTCGCGCTGGCGCCAACCGCTTTCGCGCAATCCCGAACGGACGCGCAGGACGCTTCGCCGGCCCAGCAGGCTTCGCAGGAAGCGTCCGGCCCGTTGACGCTCGCGCGCCGGCTGACCCCGCTGTCGCTGGGCACGGCCAGCTACACCGCGCAGGTCAAGCAGTCGCTCATCGTGCTGTCGCAGGACTACCCCGAGGTGCAGACCGCGCAGGCCGCGGCCAGCACCAGCAGCTTTGGCGTCGACGCCGCCCGGCAGGCGCGCTACCCGCGTTTCAAGATCGGCACCTCCTCGGGCAACTACAACAGCGGCGAGAAGGGCGCGAGGACGCAGAGCTACACCGTGCTCACCGCCGAGGCACGCATGAGCCTGCTCGACGGCGGCGCGCTCGACGCCGCGCAGCGCGCCGCCGAGGCCGCCAACCAGGCCGATGACGAAGCCGTGGTCACGACCTCGCAGAAGGTCGTGCTGGACGCGCTCACCGCCTACCTCCAGGTGCAGCGCTTCGACCTGAAGAAGCAGATCGCGCACAGGGCCACCGAGGTGGTCGCCGAACTCTCGAAGGCCGAGGCGCGCCGCGTGGCGCTGGGCGTGACCGGCGACAACGACCTGAACATGGCCGCCTCGCGCCGCGCGCTGGTGGCCGCGCGCGAGTCCGACTTCGCCGCGCAGCGCGACGAAGCCATTGCCAAGTTCCGCAACTACTTCAAGTTCACGCCCAACGCCGAGTCGCTGCCCGTGCTCGCGGCGCCGCCGCAGTGGCGCATCTCCTCGCAGGACGAGGCGCTGCGCCGTGCCGAGGCGCGCAGCACCGAGATCGCCGAGGCGCAGGGCCGCATCGAGCGCGCCCGCGCACTGGCCGACCAGCAGGACGCGAGCCTCTACCCGACGCTGGACGCCGTGGTCGTGAAGAGCAAGGACCCGCGCGGCGTCTCGCCGCAGGACCCCACGCGCGCCGCGCTCGAGCTCAACTGGAACTTCGGCAACGGTTTCGACCGGCAGCTGAGGCTGAAGTCCGCGCTGGCCGAAGTCGCCAACCAGGAGGCCAAGCTCGAAGGCGTGAAGCTCAACCTGTTCGAGCTCACCTCGGCCTCGTGGTCGCGCACCGTTGCCGGCCGCGAGCGCGAGCGGCAGCTCATGGAGGCCGTTAGCACCGCGGGCCAGGCCTTCCGCGGCCGCCGCCGCCTCATGGAGTTCGGCCGCGAGACCCTGCCCAAGGTGCTCGACGCCCAGCTCGACTACTACACCCTGCTGTTCGACTACATCGACGGCGTCTTCGACCTGCGCATCTCCGAGCTGCGGCTGGCCCGCACCACCGGCGAACTGCGCATCGACCCCGCCGGCACCAACGCCTGGATCGACCGCCTCTTCGGCGCCCCCAGCCGCCAGGTCCTCACCGAGGACGGCCTCCTCGCCGCGCTCTGCATCTCCAGCAACACCGCATGCGCCAGCGAACCCGTGACCGAGCGCAGCCTCGGTCCCGCCGGTTCCGCCCCCGCACTGCGCAGGACCCCCCGTCTCTCACCACCCTGA
- a CDS encoding peptidase domain-containing ABC transporter, with protein sequence MIKFLLPSQLVADTPEEPGASPYAGALNEAFRAAYPLVKSAAWRSLPISLFGLLPSIFLLQVYDRVLSRSGFSTLAALVSGILFFLCLEFWLRTRRSRLLRNAGAIIDHGVSGALLNSMLSRPLRALESRPASSWQMYFRDVGSVRGTVTGGLAQSIFDLPMAIFALIVIGIVALPVLPVVALFLAIMSFLAWWWADEVRSGRVEEVQRGRGLDRMTSEICHARETLKTQANDGPTIEMWRQTYNAWLTESFTKNGQIETTRDGTTVLLTVFSVVVVSVGAISVMEQWMTVGGLVASNMLALKALQPVAGLVSNWRALATAKEAAGRLENVLREPVEKPPTGMTLPQPLGRITFNDVSFGFTDSAQQPVLENVDLDIGPGGLHVIVGRNGAGKSTLVKLLSGLYTPTRGIISIGEYDLSQFGREELSRWISYLSQEVYWFGGSLIDVMRRGAPGQSDEQIVAACKLSGAHDFISRLPDGYRTMIGEGGTGVSVGERRKLALAMSFLRKPSVLVLDEPSNDLDFQSERNLLATLLAVAKVRTVVVVTHSLRIVSAASVVYHVTGQGNVEQGTAAVMVPKLFGVKKPLVAVGDQDDGAAAAASRSIA encoded by the coding sequence ATGATCAAGTTCCTCTTGCCCAGCCAGTTGGTCGCCGACACGCCCGAAGAGCCCGGAGCCAGCCCGTACGCGGGTGCGCTGAACGAGGCGTTTCGTGCGGCCTACCCGCTCGTGAAGAGCGCGGCGTGGCGTTCGTTGCCCATCAGCCTGTTCGGGCTGCTGCCGTCGATCTTCCTGCTGCAGGTGTATGACCGCGTGCTGTCGCGCAGCGGCTTCTCCACGCTGGCCGCACTGGTGAGCGGCATCCTGTTCTTCCTGTGCCTCGAGTTCTGGCTGCGCACGCGCCGCTCGCGCCTGCTGCGCAATGCCGGCGCGATCATCGACCACGGCGTGTCGGGCGCCTTGCTCAACTCGATGCTCTCGCGTCCGCTGCGCGCCCTCGAGTCGCGCCCCGCGTCGTCGTGGCAGATGTACTTCCGCGACGTGGGCTCGGTGCGAGGCACCGTCACCGGCGGCCTCGCTCAATCGATCTTCGACCTGCCGATGGCCATCTTCGCGCTCATCGTGATCGGCATCGTCGCGCTGCCGGTGCTGCCCGTGGTGGCGCTGTTCCTGGCCATCATGTCGTTCCTGGCCTGGTGGTGGGCCGACGAAGTGCGTTCCGGCCGCGTGGAGGAAGTGCAGCGCGGGCGCGGCCTCGACCGCATGACCTCGGAGATCTGCCACGCACGCGAGACGCTCAAGACGCAGGCCAACGACGGCCCCACCATCGAGATGTGGCGCCAGACCTACAACGCCTGGCTCACCGAGAGCTTCACCAAGAACGGCCAGATCGAGACCACGCGCGACGGCACCACCGTGCTGCTGACGGTGTTCTCGGTGGTGGTGGTCAGCGTGGGCGCCATCTCCGTCATGGAGCAATGGATGACGGTGGGCGGCCTCGTGGCTTCGAACATGCTGGCGCTCAAGGCGCTGCAGCCGGTGGCCGGGCTGGTGTCGAACTGGCGCGCGCTCGCCACCGCGAAGGAGGCCGCCGGGCGGCTCGAGAACGTGCTGCGCGAGCCGGTCGAGAAGCCGCCCACGGGCATGACGCTGCCGCAGCCGCTCGGCCGCATCACCTTCAACGACGTCAGCTTCGGCTTCACCGACAGCGCGCAGCAGCCGGTGCTGGAAAACGTCGACCTCGACATCGGCCCCGGCGGCCTGCACGTGATCGTCGGGCGCAACGGCGCCGGCAAGTCCACGCTCGTGAAGCTGCTGTCGGGCCTGTACACGCCCACGCGCGGGATCATCAGCATCGGCGAGTACGACCTGTCGCAGTTCGGCCGCGAAGAACTCTCGCGCTGGATCAGCTACCTCTCGCAGGAGGTCTACTGGTTCGGCGGCTCCCTGATCGACGTGATGCGCCGCGGCGCGCCGGGCCAGAGCGACGAGCAGATCGTGGCCGCCTGCAAGCTCTCGGGCGCGCACGACTTCATCTCGCGGCTGCCCGACGGCTACCGCACCATGATCGGCGAAGGCGGCACCGGCGTGTCGGTGGGCGAGCGCCGCAAGCTCGCACTGGCCATGAGCTTCCTGCGCAAGCCCTCGGTGCTGGTGCTCGACGAGCCCAGCAACGACCTCGACTTCCAGAGCGAGCGCAACCTGCTCGCCACGCTGCTCGCCGTGGCCAAGGTGCGCACCGTCGTGGTGGTCACGCATTCGCTGCGCATCGTCTCCGCCGCCAGCGTGGTCTACCACGTCACCGGCCAGGGCAACGTGGAGCAGGGCACGGCCGCGGTGATGGTGCCGAAGCTGTTCGGCGTGAAGAAGCCGCTGGTGGCCGTGGGCGACCAGGACGACGGCGCCGCAGCCGCGGCTTCGCGCTCGATCGCGTGA